In a genomic window of Neisseria flavescens:
- a CDS encoding sulfite exporter TauE/SafE family protein → MWSWDIILALLAVGSAAGFIAGLFGVGGGTLIVPVVLWALQLQGIGAHPYAQHLAIGTSFAVMVFTTFSSMYAQHKKHAIDWATVRRMTPGMILGVLLGAATAKYMPTLALQVFFIAFLAFIALKTLRDSKPKPSRTLPELPGLTAVGTLFGAASSWVGIGGGSLSVPFLLYCNFPAHRAIGTSSGLAWPIAIAGTIGYFANGLHIANLPEGTAGFIYLPAVAILSVATILFAPLGVKTAHKLPARKLKIAFGIMLLLIAAKMAWNLIH, encoded by the coding sequence CATCATCCTTGCCCTGCTCGCCGTCGGCAGCGCGGCAGGCTTTATTGCCGGACTATTCGGCGTAGGCGGCGGCACGTTGATTGTTCCCGTTGTCTTATGGGCGTTGCAGCTGCAAGGCATAGGCGCTCACCCCTATGCCCAGCATCTCGCCATCGGCACTTCCTTTGCCGTCATGGTGTTTACCACCTTCTCCAGTATGTATGCCCAACATAAAAAGCATGCCATCGATTGGGCGACCGTCCGCCGGATGACGCCGGGCATGATACTCGGCGTACTCCTCGGCGCGGCAACGGCAAAATATATGCCGACGCTGGCTTTGCAGGTTTTCTTTATTGCATTTCTTGCCTTTATCGCACTCAAAACCCTACGCGATTCCAAGCCCAAACCTTCACGCACCCTGCCTGAACTCCCCGGTCTGACAGCCGTCGGCACGCTTTTTGGGGCGGCTTCAAGTTGGGTCGGTATCGGCGGCGGTTCGCTATCCGTTCCATTTCTGCTGTATTGCAACTTTCCGGCACACCGTGCCATCGGCACATCTTCAGGTCTGGCATGGCCGATTGCGATTGCCGGCACCATCGGCTATTTTGCCAACGGTTTGCATATTGCCAACCTGCCTGAAGGCACGGCAGGCTTTATCTATCTTCCGGCCGTAGCCATATTGAGCGTTGCCACCATCCTCTTTGCTCCGCTCGGCGTAAAAACGGCGCACAAGCTGCCCGCCCGAAAACTCAAAATCGCCTTCGGCATCATGTTGCTGCTGATTGCCGCCAAGATGGCTTGGAATTTAATACATTAA